The following are encoded together in the Phenylobacterium sp. NIBR 498073 genome:
- a CDS encoding nuclear transport factor 2 family protein → MTAPEDAIRARRKLTNKLIAAHDAPRLKPFFAADANLISGEGGLLMGAPAIIAAFEAQFADPSFVTYLRTTQSVTLAGDGMRAAETGTWLATWKDQTATGPYLAAWKKVVGQWVIESETFVTVG, encoded by the coding sequence GTGACCGCTCCCGAAGACGCTATCCGCGCACGGCGCAAGCTGACCAACAAGCTGATCGCCGCCCACGACGCGCCGCGGCTGAAGCCGTTCTTCGCAGCCGACGCCAACCTGATCTCGGGCGAGGGCGGCCTCTTGATGGGCGCGCCCGCGATCATCGCCGCGTTCGAGGCGCAGTTCGCCGACCCGAGCTTCGTGACTTATCTGCGGACGACGCAGAGCGTGACCCTGGCGGGCGACGGGATGCGCGCCGCCGAGACCGGGACCTGGCTGGCGACCTGGAAAGACCAGACCGCGACCGGGCCCTATCTAGCTGCCTGGAAGAAGGTGGTCGGCCAGTGGGTGATCGAGAGCGAGACGTTCGTGACGGTCGGCTGA
- a CDS encoding TonB-dependent receptor produces MARGRYGLLAGASVLLLAGAANAQQAPESAAAQLSLGRIVVSAGAEKVAIDTPQAVTALEQDDIDDAQATTMGDLLEAIPGVSVVGGVSALGQGFNIRGMGTGIADSDSRILTQIDGVTKFYEQYRMGALFSEPDMYKRVEVLRGPASSTLYGAGALAGVVNFTTKDASDFLTGDDRFAVRLRAGFESNNEGLFGAAILAGQPAENLDLLAMYTRREADDYKSGDGTTVVPSGVTSSSYLLKGRYYIGGDNDHSVWATYQNWLSDSTQIYDQAEAFGTTPVRRKVDDVTATFGYENDFGGSKLFDLEAQASYANSKVEQRETTFLSGVVYSEFSYETWQGRIQNTSRFDWGEDWTGFLFLGTQAYKQERRNPRVTAAGNTVPGAATHPEGDMGKYGLYAQAELIWSDRLTIIPGVRVDWTKLKPGAGVTNRTEVEDSAASPKLAVLYSFTDNFAVFGSVARTVRMPVLDEIYSRTSATANNFSLNLKPEESDNFEGGFTLSFDDVLTQGDAVRAKVTAFRNDVSNLITRGTANSAYFVNIGESRFQGVEIEAEYASRNLFARAGLSRIEGENRLTGQPLNTIPADELDMTVGWRFTDQNLSAGWRGEFAADQEDIGPGGRRTGGYGVHGLFVTWTPDQGPFEGLEVRAAVDNVLDKQFRRHLQSLDAEGRTFKLTLARTF; encoded by the coding sequence ATGGCGCGTGGACGGTACGGACTTCTGGCGGGGGCCTCGGTCCTGCTGCTGGCCGGGGCGGCGAACGCTCAGCAGGCGCCTGAGAGCGCGGCCGCCCAGCTCTCGCTCGGCCGCATCGTCGTCTCCGCCGGCGCCGAGAAGGTCGCCATCGACACGCCCCAGGCGGTCACCGCCCTCGAACAGGACGACATTGACGACGCCCAGGCCACCACCATGGGCGATCTGCTAGAAGCCATTCCCGGGGTCAGCGTCGTCGGCGGCGTCTCGGCCCTCGGCCAGGGCTTCAACATCCGCGGCATGGGCACCGGCATCGCCGACTCCGACAGCCGCATCCTCACCCAGATCGACGGGGTGACGAAGTTCTACGAACAGTACCGGATGGGCGCGCTGTTCAGCGAGCCGGACATGTACAAGCGCGTCGAGGTCCTGCGCGGCCCGGCCTCGTCCACCCTGTACGGGGCGGGCGCCCTGGCCGGGGTGGTCAACTTCACCACCAAGGACGCCTCGGACTTCCTGACCGGGGATGACCGCTTCGCCGTGCGCCTGCGCGCCGGCTTCGAGAGCAACAACGAAGGCCTGTTCGGCGCCGCCATCCTCGCCGGCCAGCCGGCTGAAAACCTCGACCTTCTGGCGATGTACACCCGCCGCGAGGCCGACGACTACAAGAGCGGCGACGGGACCACGGTCGTCCCTTCCGGCGTCACCTCCAGCTCGTACCTGCTGAAGGGCCGCTACTACATCGGCGGCGACAATGACCACAGCGTCTGGGCGACCTATCAGAACTGGCTGTCCGACAGCACCCAGATCTACGACCAGGCCGAGGCGTTCGGGACCACGCCGGTCCGCCGCAAGGTCGACGACGTCACCGCCACCTTCGGCTACGAAAACGACTTCGGCGGCTCCAAGCTGTTCGATCTCGAGGCCCAGGCTTCCTACGCCAATTCCAAGGTCGAGCAGCGCGAGACCACCTTCCTGTCCGGCGTGGTCTATTCCGAGTTCTCCTACGAGACCTGGCAGGGCCGCATCCAGAACACCTCGCGCTTCGACTGGGGCGAGGACTGGACCGGCTTCCTGTTCCTCGGCACCCAGGCCTACAAGCAGGAGCGCCGCAATCCGCGGGTCACCGCCGCCGGAAACACCGTGCCCGGCGCCGCCACCCACCCGGAAGGCGACATGGGCAAGTACGGCCTCTACGCCCAGGCCGAGCTGATCTGGTCGGACAGGCTGACCATCATCCCCGGCGTCCGCGTCGACTGGACCAAGCTTAAGCCCGGCGCCGGCGTCACCAACCGCACCGAGGTCGAGGACAGCGCCGCCTCGCCCAAGCTGGCGGTGCTCTATTCCTTCACCGACAACTTCGCGGTGTTCGGCTCGGTCGCCCGGACCGTCCGCATGCCGGTGCTGGACGAGATCTACAGCCGCACCAGCGCCACCGCGAACAACTTCAGCCTCAACCTGAAGCCGGAAGAGTCCGACAACTTCGAAGGCGGCTTCACCCTGTCGTTCGACGACGTGCTGACCCAGGGCGACGCCGTCCGCGCCAAGGTCACCGCCTTCCGCAACGACGTCTCCAACCTGATCACCCGCGGCACGGCCAACTCGGCCTACTTCGTCAACATCGGTGAATCGCGGTTCCAGGGCGTCGAGATCGAGGCCGAATACGCCTCGCGCAACCTCTTCGCCCGCGCCGGCCTCTCGCGTATCGAGGGCGAGAACCGCCTCACCGGCCAGCCGCTCAACACCATCCCGGCCGACGAGCTGGACATGACCGTCGGCTGGCGCTTCACCGACCAGAACCTCTCGGCCGGCTGGCGCGGCGAATTCGCCGCCGACCAGGAGGACATCGGCCCCGGCGGCCGCCGCACCGGCGGCTACGGCGTGCATGGCCTGTTCGTGACCTGGACGCCGGACCAGGGCCCGTTCGAGGGCCTGGAAGTCCGCGCCGCAGTCGACAACGTCCTCGACAAGCAGTTCCGCCGCCATCTGCAGTCGCTCGACGCCGAAGGCCGCACCTTCAAGCTGACTCTGGCGCGGACGTTCTGA
- a CDS encoding TetR/AcrR family transcriptional regulator, producing MPRVLSESDVADFRERLCDAAEKLFAEKGPDAVTMRQLAAELGVSPMTPYRYFTDKEDILAAVRTNGFNRFAEALETALAHTQGSAKAKSSAVGEAYLNFAFEHPQTYKLMFDLNQPHEQDYPELVAAASRANAMRSAYIKGLVEAGVMEGDPEEIGRMYWAATHGAVTLELAGKLPKGMARIINRQLGHTLAKGLRPGA from the coding sequence ATGCCCCGCGTCCTCTCCGAGTCCGATGTCGCCGACTTCCGCGAACGCCTGTGCGACGCGGCTGAGAAGCTGTTCGCCGAAAAGGGACCGGACGCGGTGACCATGCGCCAGCTGGCCGCCGAGCTCGGGGTCAGCCCGATGACCCCCTACCGCTACTTCACCGACAAGGAAGACATCCTGGCGGCGGTGCGCACCAACGGCTTCAACCGCTTCGCCGAAGCGCTGGAGACCGCGCTCGCCCACACCCAGGGCAGCGCCAAGGCCAAGAGCTCGGCGGTGGGCGAGGCCTATCTGAACTTCGCCTTCGAACACCCGCAGACCTACAAGCTGATGTTCGATCTCAACCAGCCGCACGAGCAGGACTACCCCGAGCTGGTCGCCGCCGCCTCGCGGGCCAACGCCATGCGCTCGGCCTACATCAAGGGCCTGGTCGAGGCCGGCGTCATGGAAGGCGACCCCGAGGAGATCGGCCGCATGTACTGGGCCGCCACCCACGGGGCGGTGACCCTCGAACTGGCCGGCAAACTGCCCAAGGGCATGGCCCGCATCATCAACCGCCAGCTCGGCCATACCCTCGCCAAGGGCCTGCGGCCGGGGGCGTGA
- the leuA gene encoding 2-isopropylmalate synthase codes for MLRDPSVKYRPFPQVHLTDRQWPSKTITKAPRWLSTDLRDGNQALADPMNAEKKQRFFDLLVGIGAKEIEVGFPSAGATEFDFIRGLIEQGRVPDDVMIQVLTQSRRDLIETSFAALEGARTATVHLYNAVSPVWREVVFGLDRAGVKALAIEGVSIMREQAERRPGTDWRYEYSPETFSTAELEFSLEVCEAVLDVLEPTPEKPVILNLPATVEAASPNIYADQIEWMCRHISRREAVVISLHPHNDRGTGVAAAELGLMAGADRIEGCLFGNGERTGNVDLVTLALNLYTQGVDPELDFSDMETVVKTVEYCNQLPVHPRHPYAGELVFTAFSGSHQDAIKKGFEAQAKRNDQLWAMPYLPIDPADLGGSYEAVIRVNSQSGKGGVAWVLQQDKGLKLPKPMQAHFSRAVQQLADETSRELATADIWEAFERAYHLTPGQKFELASFEESGVSRVDGQRVFVGQLRLDGREMTIRGRGNGLISSLLAALEADCGLKLDVADFQEHAIGAGSDAMAAAYVQCRTADGRTVFGVGMDADVATASVRAVLSAANGV; via the coding sequence ATGCTGCGCGACCCTTCCGTCAAATATCGTCCGTTCCCTCAAGTTCACCTGACCGACCGCCAGTGGCCGTCGAAGACCATCACCAAGGCGCCGCGCTGGCTGTCGACCGATTTGCGCGACGGCAACCAGGCGCTGGCCGACCCGATGAACGCCGAGAAGAAGCAGCGCTTCTTCGATCTGCTGGTCGGCATCGGGGCCAAGGAGATCGAGGTCGGATTCCCCTCGGCGGGCGCCACCGAGTTCGACTTCATCCGCGGCTTGATCGAGCAGGGCAGGGTGCCCGACGACGTGATGATCCAGGTGCTGACCCAGTCGCGACGGGACCTGATCGAGACCAGCTTTGCGGCGCTGGAGGGCGCGCGCACCGCGACCGTGCACCTCTACAACGCCGTCTCGCCGGTCTGGCGCGAGGTGGTGTTCGGGCTGGACCGCGCGGGCGTGAAGGCGCTGGCGATCGAGGGCGTCAGCATCATGCGCGAGCAGGCCGAGCGGCGGCCGGGCACCGACTGGCGCTATGAGTACAGCCCCGAGACCTTCTCGACCGCCGAGCTGGAGTTCAGCCTGGAGGTCTGCGAGGCGGTGCTGGACGTGCTGGAGCCGACGCCGGAGAAGCCGGTGATCCTGAACCTGCCGGCGACGGTCGAGGCGGCCAGCCCGAACATCTATGCCGACCAGATCGAGTGGATGTGCCGTCACATCTCGCGGCGCGAGGCCGTGGTGATCTCGCTGCATCCGCACAACGACCGCGGCACCGGGGTGGCGGCGGCCGAGCTGGGGCTGATGGCCGGCGCCGACCGCATCGAGGGCTGCCTGTTCGGCAACGGCGAGCGCACCGGCAATGTCGACCTGGTGACCCTGGCGCTGAATCTCTACACGCAAGGCGTCGATCCGGAGCTGGACTTCTCGGACATGGAGACGGTCGTGAAGACCGTCGAGTACTGCAACCAGCTGCCGGTCCACCCGCGTCATCCCTATGCCGGCGAACTGGTGTTCACGGCGTTCTCGGGCAGCCACCAGGACGCGATCAAGAAGGGCTTCGAAGCCCAGGCCAAGCGCAACGACCAGCTCTGGGCCATGCCCTATCTGCCGATCGACCCGGCCGACCTGGGCGGCAGCTACGAGGCGGTGATCCGGGTCAACTCGCAGTCCGGCAAGGGCGGCGTCGCCTGGGTGCTGCAGCAGGACAAGGGCCTGAAACTGCCCAAGCCGATGCAGGCGCACTTCAGCCGCGCGGTGCAGCAGTTGGCCGACGAAACCAGCCGCGAGCTGGCGACGGCCGACATCTGGGAGGCGTTCGAGCGGGCCTACCACCTGACCCCGGGACAGAAGTTCGAGCTGGCGAGCTTTGAAGAGTCCGGTGTCTCGCGGGTCGACGGCCAGCGGGTGTTCGTCGGCCAACTGCGGCTGGACGGGCGCGAGATGACGATCCGCGGGCGCGGCAACGGGCTGATCTCCAGCCTGCTGGCGGCGCTGGAGGCCGACTGCGGGCTGAAGCTCGACGTCGCCGATTTCCAGGAGCACGCGATCGGGGCCGGCAGCGACGCCATGGCCGCGGCCTATGTCCAGTGCCGCACGGCCGACGGGCGCACGGTGTTCGGGGTGGGGATGGACGCCGACGTGGCGACCGCCTCGGTGCGCGCGGTGCTCAGCGCGGCGAACGGGGTGTAG
- a CDS encoding DUF4198 domain-containing protein: MGRIGFAALAGAGVLAAAPGMAQAHMPYMLPNLFDLTDRDHVTVQASFTEDPFQAEVVMKSDAWHVRGPGGAVTPISGVTYLRDLAVFEAPIAAKGTYRVSSGERFGRKGKMYRDAKGQWIISEGKDKPAGAELVDVQSMTLAEVYVTRGGPSPDALAPTGKSLELRPITHPSEIFAAQPASFELLFEGKPVSGAHVEVFRSAGAYDGKKQLAGQITTDAAGRFAITPPDAGTYLALIRHRTAAPAGAETRYRSYSYTLTFEATQ, from the coding sequence ATGGGGCGTATCGGATTTGCGGCGCTGGCAGGCGCCGGAGTGCTGGCGGCGGCGCCGGGCATGGCGCAGGCGCACATGCCCTACATGCTGCCGAACCTGTTCGACCTGACCGACCGTGACCACGTCACCGTCCAGGCGAGCTTCACCGAGGACCCGTTCCAGGCCGAGGTGGTGATGAAGTCGGACGCCTGGCACGTGCGCGGGCCGGGAGGGGCGGTGACCCCGATCTCGGGGGTAACCTATCTGCGCGACCTGGCGGTGTTCGAAGCGCCGATCGCGGCGAAGGGCACCTATCGCGTCTCGTCAGGCGAGCGGTTCGGCCGCAAGGGCAAGATGTACCGTGACGCCAAGGGCCAGTGGATCATCAGCGAGGGCAAGGACAAGCCGGCCGGCGCCGAGCTGGTCGACGTGCAGAGCATGACCCTGGCCGAAGTCTATGTGACCCGCGGCGGGCCGAGCCCGGACGCCCTGGCGCCGACCGGCAAGAGCCTGGAGCTGCGCCCGATCACCCACCCGAGCGAGATCTTCGCGGCCCAGCCGGCCAGCTTCGAGCTGCTGTTCGAGGGCAAGCCGGTCAGCGGCGCCCATGTCGAAGTGTTCCGCAGCGCCGGCGCCTATGACGGCAAAAAGCAGCTTGCCGGCCAGATCACCACCGACGCCGCGGGGCGGTTCGCGATCACCCCGCCGGACGCCGGGACCTATCTGGCGCTGATCCGCCACCGCACGGCGGCGCCGGCTGGGGCCGAGACCCGGTACCGCAGCTACTCCTACACCCTGACCTTCGAAGCGACCCAATAG
- a CDS encoding NADPH:quinone reductase, with protein sequence MRAIWYERTGPAREVLELGERPTPQAGQGQALVRVRASGVNPSDAGMRAGPAPMAYPRITPNSDGAGVVEAVGPGVSEAWVGKRVWFYNGQRNGRAFGSAAEYIELDVDLLSELPDTVSFAEGATLGIPCMTAHRSLFLAGPVQGRTVLVTGGAGAVGHYAVQLAAWAGASVIATVSSEEKAQRAREGGAHHVIDYRREDVAARVRELTGGEGVHHVVEVDFGGNLASTLASVRLNGSIAYYATKGAREPVMPAGAMMGLNLQINSVYLPVSPHEARRRAQADITRWIGTGERMLSVAGRFPLEDCAGAHELVESGGKVGTVVVEP encoded by the coding sequence ATGCGGGCGATCTGGTACGAGCGGACGGGGCCGGCGCGCGAGGTGCTGGAACTGGGCGAGCGGCCCACGCCGCAGGCCGGGCAGGGCCAGGCGCTGGTCCGGGTGCGGGCCTCGGGGGTCAACCCGTCCGACGCCGGGATGCGGGCGGGACCTGCGCCGATGGCCTACCCGCGCATCACCCCCAACAGCGACGGGGCCGGCGTGGTCGAGGCGGTGGGCCCGGGCGTCTCCGAAGCCTGGGTCGGCAAGCGGGTCTGGTTCTACAACGGCCAGCGCAACGGCCGGGCCTTCGGCTCGGCGGCCGAGTACATCGAGCTGGACGTCGACCTGCTGAGCGAGCTGCCGGACACAGTGTCGTTCGCGGAAGGCGCGACCCTGGGCATTCCCTGCATGACCGCGCATCGCAGCCTGTTCCTGGCCGGACCGGTGCAGGGCCGCACGGTGCTGGTCACCGGCGGCGCCGGCGCGGTCGGCCACTATGCGGTGCAGCTGGCCGCTTGGGCCGGGGCGAGCGTGATCGCCACCGTCAGCTCGGAGGAAAAGGCGCAGCGGGCCCGCGAGGGCGGGGCGCATCACGTCATCGACTATCGCCGCGAGGACGTCGCCGCGCGGGTGCGCGAGCTGACCGGCGGCGAGGGCGTGCATCACGTGGTCGAGGTCGACTTCGGCGGCAACCTGGCCTCGACGCTGGCCAGCGTGCGGCTGAACGGTTCGATCGCCTACTACGCCACCAAGGGCGCGCGGGAGCCGGTGATGCCGGCCGGGGCGATGATGGGCCTCAACCTTCAGATCAACAGCGTTTACCTGCCGGTGTCGCCGCACGAGGCGCGGCGCCGGGCGCAGGCCGACATCACCCGCTGGATCGGGACCGGCGAGCGCATGCTGTCGGTGGCCGGGCGCTTCCCGCTGGAAGACTGCGCCGGTGCGCACGAACTGGTCGAAAGCGGCGGCAAGGTCGGCACCGTGGTGGTCGAGCCGTGA
- a CDS encoding DUF2855 family protein, whose translation MSDWDVLVARDDLRHVEVREAAPRAPLADGEVRLEVERFALTANNITYGLIGEAFGYWKFFPAEGGLGRIPVWGFARVVESQAADTPVGLRVFGYLPMSSSFTARLARKGGGYVDTSAHRAGLPPTYNAYAEAPEEAMDDHRALLRPLFMTSWLLDDFLSEDASVKTLVLSSASSKTAMGLAWFARRRGVPVVGLTSPGNAKTLGALGLYDRIVPYGEAAALKVEGPAAYVDFAGDAQVNETVHSALGESLARSIIVGGTHWSGDRAPRALPGPQPVLFFAPDQIRKRAAEWGPEELDRRFAAALREFVADAGWLRLKQSTGPEGLLAAYREVLEGRARPDEGHIIRPA comes from the coding sequence ATGTCGGACTGGGATGTGCTCGTTGCGCGGGACGATCTGCGCCATGTCGAGGTGCGCGAGGCCGCCCCGCGGGCGCCGCTGGCGGACGGCGAGGTCCGGCTGGAGGTCGAGCGTTTCGCGCTGACCGCCAACAACATCACCTATGGCCTGATCGGCGAGGCGTTCGGCTACTGGAAGTTCTTCCCGGCCGAGGGCGGGCTGGGCCGCATCCCGGTCTGGGGCTTCGCGCGGGTGGTGGAATCGCAGGCGGCGGACACGCCCGTCGGCCTGCGGGTGTTCGGCTACCTGCCGATGTCGAGCAGCTTCACGGCGCGGCTGGCGCGCAAGGGCGGCGGCTATGTCGACACCTCCGCGCACCGGGCCGGGCTGCCGCCGACCTACAACGCCTATGCCGAGGCGCCCGAAGAGGCGATGGATGATCATCGGGCGCTGCTGCGGCCGCTGTTCATGACCTCGTGGCTGCTGGACGATTTCCTGTCCGAGGACGCGTCGGTGAAGACGCTGGTGCTGTCGAGCGCGTCGAGCAAGACGGCGATGGGCCTGGCCTGGTTCGCGCGGCGGCGCGGCGTGCCGGTGGTGGGGCTGACCTCGCCGGGCAACGCCAAGACCCTGGGGGCGCTGGGCCTCTACGACCGCATCGTCCCCTATGGCGAGGCGGCCGCGCTGAAGGTCGAAGGGCCGGCGGCCTATGTCGACTTCGCCGGCGACGCGCAGGTGAACGAGACGGTCCACAGCGCCCTGGGCGAGAGCCTGGCTCGCAGCATCATCGTCGGCGGCACGCACTGGAGCGGCGATCGCGCGCCGCGCGCGCTGCCCGGCCCGCAGCCGGTATTGTTCTTCGCCCCCGACCAGATCCGCAAGCGGGCGGCCGAATGGGGCCCTGAGGAACTCGACCGGCGGTTCGCCGCGGCGCTGCGCGAGTTCGTAGCCGACGCCGGCTGGCTGAGGCTCAAGCAATCGACGGGCCCTGAGGGGCTTCTGGCCGCCTATCGCGAGGTGCTGGAAGGCCGCGCGCGGCCCGACGAGGGACATATCATTCGACCGGCGTGA
- a CDS encoding energy transducer TonB, producing MFAVTPARTLAFAVSAALNLGLIALVVRSAADEPPVWDETVIMAELVQVRGGANNAPVPTSAQAPSSPPRDPAPTTSASVPAPPQPREAPAASSTAAATLAPSPPPAQVAAASGPPAQAAPAQRQGTRDGLDIDARNGAGADYASRLRAWLEAHKTYPKRARMRREEGVVHVHFAVDRQGQLLGGDVVRSSGYASLDAEAMAMLDRSNPFPGAPHSVRGERIEVSTPVEFFLTR from the coding sequence ATGTTCGCGGTCACGCCCGCACGCACGCTCGCCTTCGCGGTCTCCGCGGCGCTGAACCTCGGCCTCATCGCCCTGGTCGTGCGCTCGGCGGCCGACGAGCCGCCCGTGTGGGACGAGACCGTGATCATGGCGGAGTTGGTTCAGGTCCGGGGCGGCGCGAATAACGCCCCGGTCCCCACGTCGGCGCAGGCTCCTTCCTCCCCTCCTCGGGATCCTGCGCCGACGACTTCCGCCTCTGTCCCCGCGCCGCCTCAGCCGCGCGAGGCGCCTGCTGCGTCATCTACGGCCGCCGCCACGCTGGCCCCCTCGCCCCCGCCTGCGCAGGTCGCAGCCGCCTCCGGGCCGCCGGCCCAGGCCGCGCCGGCTCAGCGCCAGGGAACCCGCGACGGCCTCGACATCGACGCCAGGAACGGCGCCGGCGCCGATTACGCCTCGCGCCTGCGCGCCTGGCTGGAGGCGCACAAGACCTACCCCAAGCGCGCGCGCATGCGTCGCGAGGAGGGCGTCGTGCATGTCCACTTCGCGGTCGACCGCCAGGGCCAGCTTCTCGGCGGCGACGTCGTCCGCTCGTCCGGCTACGCCAGCCTCGACGCCGAGGCCATGGCCATGCTGGACCGCTCCAACCCGTTCCCCGGCGCCCCGCACAGCGTGCGTGGCGAACGGATCGAGGTCTCAACCCCCGTGGAGTTCTTCCTCACCCGCTGA
- a CDS encoding carotenoid oxygenase family protein, whose amino-acid sequence MDGDARINPYLSGNFAPVRSEDDFELTVIGEIPKGLRGTLYRTGPNPQFEPRGEYHWFSGDGMIHAFHVEDGKVSYRNRYVRTPKWEAENAAGRALWGAFGNPATTDPSVLGKDSGGVANTNIVFHAGKLLALEEGHLPFEMQPRTLESKGPVEPYKGRVTAHPKIDPKTGEMVWFGYGIGPMPFGTGISYGVTDATGKVVRRDDFEAPYSSMIHDFLVTDNYVLFPVLPLTGSLQRAMSGLPAFAWEPDKGSHVAVMRRDADVSTIRWFNAPPSYVFHPMNAWEEDGKIIADVFRYDSAPLFPNADGSPGAKSAARLVRWTFDLTGNSDAIKEEAIDDLDGEFPRFDERHAGLAYRHGWYAADPSGAKTIKQTAIAHLDLKTGKRQVYELSGGDMTSEPVFTPRSDSADEGDGWVTAVVWRAAENRSDFLVFDAQDVAKGPIGTAQLPRRVPFGFHGNWVSE is encoded by the coding sequence ATGGACGGCGATGCCCGCATCAACCCCTATCTGTCCGGTAACTTCGCGCCGGTCCGCAGCGAGGACGACTTCGAACTGACGGTGATCGGCGAGATCCCCAAGGGCCTGCGCGGAACGCTCTACCGCACCGGGCCCAATCCGCAGTTCGAGCCGCGCGGCGAGTATCACTGGTTCTCCGGCGACGGGATGATCCACGCCTTCCATGTCGAGGACGGCAAGGTCAGCTACCGCAACCGCTATGTGCGTACGCCCAAGTGGGAGGCGGAGAACGCCGCCGGCCGGGCGCTGTGGGGGGCGTTCGGCAACCCGGCGACCACCGATCCCAGTGTGCTCGGCAAGGACAGCGGCGGGGTGGCCAACACCAACATCGTCTTCCACGCCGGCAAGCTGCTGGCGCTGGAGGAGGGGCACCTGCCCTTCGAGATGCAGCCGCGGACCCTGGAGTCCAAGGGACCGGTCGAGCCGTATAAGGGACGGGTCACGGCGCACCCGAAGATCGATCCGAAGACCGGCGAGATGGTCTGGTTCGGCTACGGGATCGGGCCGATGCCGTTCGGCACGGGGATCAGCTACGGCGTCACCGACGCGACCGGCAAGGTGGTGCGGCGCGACGACTTCGAGGCGCCCTATTCCTCGATGATCCACGACTTCTTGGTCACCGATAACTACGTGCTGTTCCCGGTGCTGCCGCTGACCGGCAGCCTGCAGCGGGCGATGAGCGGCCTGCCGGCCTTCGCCTGGGAGCCCGACAAGGGCAGCCACGTGGCGGTGATGCGCCGCGACGCCGACGTCTCGACGATCCGCTGGTTCAACGCGCCGCCGTCCTACGTCTTCCACCCGATGAACGCCTGGGAGGAGGACGGCAAGATCATCGCCGACGTGTTCCGCTATGACAGCGCCCCGCTGTTCCCGAACGCCGACGGCTCGCCCGGCGCCAAGTCGGCGGCGCGGCTGGTGCGCTGGACCTTCGACCTGACGGGGAACTCGGACGCCATCAAGGAAGAGGCGATCGACGACCTGGACGGCGAGTTCCCGCGCTTCGACGAGCGGCATGCGGGCCTGGCCTATCGCCACGGCTGGTACGCGGCCGATCCGTCGGGCGCCAAGACCATCAAGCAGACGGCGATCGCCCACCTGGATCTGAAGACCGGCAAGCGCCAGGTCTACGAGCTGAGCGGCGGCGACATGACGTCGGAGCCGGTGTTCACCCCGCGCTCGGACAGCGCCGACGAGGGCGACGGCTGGGTGACGGCGGTGGTCTGGCGGGCGGCCGAGAACCGCAGCGACTTCCTGGTGTTCGACGCCCAGGACGTCGCCAAGGGCCCGATCGGGACCGCGCAGCTGCCGCGGCGCGTGCCGTTCGGGTTCCACGGCAACTGGGTGTCGGAGTAG